The region CAGTTAAGCTTTTACCTGTGATGTGGTCAAGATTGCAGAGTTTTCCTGTAAAAAGAACAGCTTCCAATCACATTGTTTGTGGTGCAGTGAGCATTTAAAGTATGCACCTGATGTATTATAAAAAAGAGCCTGAATTCCAAAACGCAATTGCACCTGCATTGGATTAAGGTAGAGAGGTGAACCGAGTTGTCTACAAAAGCAAAcctaaaatataaagatatatgtGGAGAGATTATATGTTCGACATAAAAGGACATTTTATAGCAAAAATCAACGCCATGCCATTGAATACAAGTTTTTCCAGCTCAGTAAATATCATTTTGTTAACTCATAACTGTTGTACTCGATGGAATTCAAACCATTATCTAAGCATTATAGCTAATAATAAAACAGGTTGGAAACTTTTACCTCCATTTTGATCTGGTTTAGGTTAGCAACTGCTATGTAGTGATCAGAGGGTTCTACAATATCCTGGTGAACGATACCAGTTCCTGTAATACTCAAATGCAATATTTGTAACATTCTGAGCATATACAACTTGCAAATAGAATTCAAATTTAGAGTAAAGGTAACTCTCACCATCAATTAACTTCCAAAACAGTGTAACATTTGGATCTGATGGATCTTCAATCCATCGGCTAAGGCTTTCTCTGCCTGAAATACAACGAAGAAACATATGGATTTCAACCATCTAATTATGGTTATTGTAGCATACAGGAAAATTAGAAAAGGAACTAGAAGAACCTCATCAACTTTCTTCCAGAATTTGTAGCATAGAAAGTTCATAGACAAAGGAAAGTCACAATCAACAAGGATTTCATGAATAGATAGATCTAGTGTAGCCAAGCATAAAAAAATGGGTGGTGATGCCATGCCACTTGGACACATACAAATGGTTTTATACAAAAATCACTGGAAAATTGTCCaacaaaaaataacttttaacttttataattatataagtttTAATCCATTTGCATTATGCCCTTTGTGTTTCATTAATGCAATTTTTAGTTGAATATTTAGGAGCGGTCATTTTACCCTACTTCAAAACCTATATCTAATCTCATAAGTTTCTCGTGCAAACaggattttccttcttttcattcattcttaTAATTTTACTCAAACAAGAACATCCTAAAACACAAtaatttgatgaatttgaaCAATTTTATGGGCTAAGGTTTGTAATTAGTCATTCAGAACATGATGATTCATAAAGAAGGGAACAGGGCCATATGAAGCTTATGATTAAGTATGAACAAATGCAGTTTGATCATGTGCAAGAGTGCAGCATAAATGTCTGTGTTAATGAGATAATAGATCCTCATAGTATGAATAAACATCGTGCAAGGAACAAGGAAAAGGCCTGTGCTTGCCTTGGGCGATCACTAAGATCAGAGGATAAAGGCCTTGTGGTGTGATACTGTAGGAGATGTTGATATGAGCACCCTGATTAAGATAATATACCCACGCCTGCAAgaaaaaatcagataaaaacagcatttatataaacaataggcGAGACAAGATTACATatgagaaaacatgaaaaaaaaattaaaaaaaatctctaaatgtTTACCTTTTGAGCATTAGGAGGAACTGAGGAATCGTGGGATTCTGACCATGCGACATTGATGTCAAGCGGTGGAGGATCTGAAAATCCATAGAGCATCAGCTCATGCTTGGGTCCTGAAACAGCTTTCACCTGAACAGAGAGGGTAAAATCAGCGAAAGAACAAAAAAGGGCAGAAGCTCGCCAATGATCTAGGACATTAGCACGAACCTGGACATCCTGCACCAAGAACGAGTTAGATCGGAGAAGACGAGAGCTGTTAGGGCCCAGAACGAGGTCAAAAGAGCTAAAGAAGCCGAGTATCAATATCAACGACACTGCGGAGAAGATAAGTAGTTATAGACGGTAGGGAaggatgaagaaggagagagatGAGAGATACCGAAGAAGCACAAGATGATGAGGGAGACAAGACAGGAACAAGTATCATCACCGTCTCTACCATCTGAGAAGAAGACGTCAGCGACGGCCACGCGCAACCGATAGGGGATGCGAAGCTGAGGTGCTAGGTGGTTGTTGATGGCTTCTACTTGTTCCTCCATCCTGAGGGTTGGCCGGAGCGTCCTCGCCGATCTCGGTAGACATGGAGGATGTGAGGATGAAGGCGCATTGCTTTTCTGGGTTGGTTTACCGAGCAGTCAAGCGCGCTGAGACTGTTTGGTTGCTGAAGATGTCACTGTTTTGCTGTTTGAAATGTGTGGGAAAGTTCTTAATAAatgttattcatttttatgAGTTATTTTAAGAACCAACACAAGCtttcgtgtgtgtgtgtgtatatatatatatatattatgaaaattgtGTTATGatgaatattataataatagatGCCTACTATAGCAATTCACGGCACTGTAGCAACGGCAATATTGTAGCAACATCCTAGATGTTATTGTATAGGCTGTTGTACTATAGCAGCCGGCATGtttttactgtagcagccgACATAATTATTACTATCCACCTACCATGATATTTTGAACTGTCAAATTAAATTAATCCTGACCATTCATTCCCcttcatttatgtattttgatataaaagaagaaagaaggagaagaaaatgtGAATTATAATTAAGGGTATTTCGTATATTTTGGTTATTtctttctaatatatttatggatatttatatatgtttatattgaaTATGAATTATTAGTTGCCTATTCAATACATTATCAACATGAATTTGCTTCTAATTTTGTTCTACGTTTTCATATGACTTTAATGTAATTTTAAGTCAagtattaaaatttttactctTCTTCTAatcatctattttattttctatattttgaatttaatggcAAATATCgtaaaaaaatcatgaacatGAGCAAACTtattgaggctaataacaatgaaCCCAATGATAATAACAATGAGCCAAATGATAACAATGAGCACAATGAGCCTAATCAAAACAGAAAAGCTATTTTGGCCAAGtgttttttttgacaaaacacttgttttcttgtttgtatattctgttttttaatttaataaattcacaatttatcaatttaaataaaaaaaacttatttattagaggcctctttaaaaaaacaattatattattttatataatccAAATAAATACTTTGTGATTTTAGGAGCTTTTGTACAGAATTATTAGTTTTCTGAGGAAAAAACAGAATTATTAGTTTAGCAACTCTTCCGCTGAGCTGTGCTGTGTGAATagttttatgtaaaaatttagataaaaaaaaactttaaaaaaaaactttgagtTTTATGATTGATACAATTACTCTCCTGTCACATTGTTTTTTTGGCCTCTTAGAACGTTCTAATTAAGGAAATTGCATTGAGATGACAGCATCATggttttattcatatttatggGAAAAGATTATTTTGAGAGAATTTATAAGAAATATATGTTGAGGtaattttggaattatttttcttttgctttttaaaCCTCCATTTAACAAGAGATTTGAGTGAAATGGCTTGCAGactactttttaaatttttacggGCTATATGACAATTTATAACTTTTGGAATTCAAGGAAACGACCAAACCCTGTTCAActagggatgcaagtggggtGGGGCGGAGAATgggatccccatccccatccccgcttCCCACGAGACGAGGATTCCTCACCTTAAAATTCCCCCCCATTCGCTCCCTCGCAGGAATCCCTGTGGGATTGGGGAATCCCCACAAAGTCGAGGAGTCCCTAACACAccaaatttttttcctaattacaCATGTAACACATCatacatgaaattaaaaaaataataataaacaaaatattcttcaaaataaatattatttaatatatgagATAATCGATGGTATGAAGAACTAAAGGAGAACTGCGAAGTTGAGATTTCATAAGAAATGTTCTACTTACAAGTTGAGATTTCAataaagttgataaattaatcaaatatcttaattttaatataacatatttatctataatagaaaataaaaaagttttgattaaaattttttaaaacaacttttcatataattatctccAAGTATTGCATTGGGATAATATCAtaatactaatttttattaaaaatctaaaatattattaataaataccaaaaataaaatttttaaaacccaaatatttggttattataatattatatcaacattgaatttttttaataaataaaattaataatatgagttatttttaatatatataaaatatatttaatttaaaaataaggaaaTCTTTCTCCCCATGGGGATTCCCGTGGGGTGGGGAATATATTCCTCGTCCCGGCCCTGTCCCGTGGGTCGAGGAAGGGTTTTCCCAATTCCCCGCCCCGCAGGGGGTTATTTCGGAGAATCTCCACCCCGTCGAGACGAGTTCCCGCGAGAACAGAGATTTCCCGCCCCACTTATATCCCTATGTTCAATGATATGCatggtaagaaaaaaaaaaaccaacagtGCAATTAGAGGTGGGAAAAACAAGCTCATCAACGTTGATGCTTGCATAGATAAAAATACTAGACAATCCATTACATGATGAGAGGAAAACATTTGTATGGTAATAAGTTTCATTTCAGCACCTGAAGCATATAGTCATTAAAATAGCACAAAAACCCTCCAAAGCTTCTCACATCTAAAATGATTGGGCTTCTAGGCATGCCAAGATCATTCACAAACAGGCACATGCATGTCAGTCCCAAAAGATACATCACTGAGTTTTTCTTTGTGTTATGTAGTACACACGAGATCCCAGATGTACAACTTCCAACCCCGCATCGTGGCATCCGTCGAAGAAGTATTGCTCGTCCTTTCCAAGCCTCCGCTTCCAACTCATCAAAAATGCCGGTTGCTGAAGTTGTATGACCTTCCCTGCAGAACCTATGGGCTTAGACACAATGGACTTGGATCATGCACACTTAGGATGATCAGATTACCTGATGCATCTGCTAATTCTGAGGCAAAGGGGCTCCCAAGGAGTGCTTTTCCATCTTGTTGCTTGTAGCATTTAAGAAGGAAGATCAGCGTATTAATCAAATTTGGGTACTGCTTCACATCTACCGGCAACAAGAAAAATTCATGAGGTCAAGGCTCATGGGGACAAAGGGTATAACACGTGTGCAAGGGcaatgaacaaaagaaacagTCTCACATAATAAGATATCACTAGCAATGACTAAGTCCCAATCTACTTCATCACTTGGGAAAACATCACCCCACGAATCTGCAAAACAATTGAATCATGTTAACATATAATCAAGGGTAAAGGCAACAGCAAACGGTTCTTTTACGAACACTTCCAAATACCAAATATAACCataacaataaaagtaatatctCTCTTTCTACTTGTGATCTTTGAAGAAATTCTTACTTCATAACACCCTATTCCAAGGTGACAAACTCAAGGCACTTCTTTAGTAGAAAATACTGGCCCAGGAGATGACCTGATATCTTAACtcatttattttccttcttgggTATGAATTAGGTAAGGAAGAAGTAATTTCTTATAAGATACCATGTTTAGCACTACTATGTGGGTCTAAAACTCTCAAGCATGCTAATCTTAAGAACACTACTTGACATGATCAAATTTTATAAACTCTTAGTATAAAATTCACCATTTACCTGCTTCAGTCCAGTTGCCAAAGCTGAAATGATTAAGAATAATTGCACAGAGAAATGTCTTTTTCTAAATTCTAACAACTTCATCTGTAATGCGAAAGTGCCTAATCATGAAGACagcttctatttatttatcaaagTGCAGATCTGAGGTAGAGCTAGACTTTTTTTGGGAATATAAACACTATTTTGAGCTGTTGAAACGGATAAGAATAATTGCACAAGGATATGTCTCATTCTAAATTTCCAACAACTCCAACCATTAGGGGAAAGTGTAAAGCGCTGATTTGaggtctagatttttttttttggttggcaatatgaagggaaaataaaaactgtTTTGAGCTGCTTAAATAGATAAGAATAATTGCTAAGAGAAATGTCTTATTCTAAATTTCTAACTTCTTCATCAGTTCGGTGAAAGTGCCTAATCATGGAGACaacttctatttatttattgaagtGCTGATTTGAGGTAGcgctagatttttttttttaacaatataaaggGAAAACAAACACTGTTTTGAACCAAATTATGatgtagaaattaaaaatatgaatcaaTGACCTAAAATAATATGGGCAATGGAACATTAACAGATTATGAAAGGATATCATACGTCCAATGTGGGGAAGCACCTCTAGCTCATTGGCCCTGCAGTTATACGCTAtattttcttctacttccttgTCATCAAAATCAGAGGTAGTGATGTCAACTCCAAATGATTTCCTCAAGAAAATGGCCAAAGCTCCGGTTCCACTTTAGAGGAAAG is a window of Dioscorea cayenensis subsp. rotundata cultivar TDr96_F1 chromosome 5, TDr96_F1_v2_PseudoChromosome.rev07_lg8_w22 25.fasta, whole genome shotgun sequence DNA encoding:
- the LOC120260336 gene encoding E3 ubiquitin-protein ligase APD2-like isoform X2; the encoded protein is MEEQVEAINNHLAPQLRIPYRLRVAVADVFFSDGRDVSLILILGFFSSFDLVLGPNSSRLLRSNSFLVQDVQVKAVSGPKHELMLYGFSDPPPLDINVAWSESHDSSVPPNAQKAWVYYLNQGAHINISYSITPQGLYPLILVIAQGRESLSRWIEDPSDPNVTLFWKLIDGTGIVHQDIVEPSDHYIAVANLNQIKMEVQLRFGIQALFYNTSGAYFKCSLHHKQCDWKLFFLQENSAILTTSQDDANNEWYVRLSYGPRWSSYFICSGVVTLSIFMVYKIVVTLQSNSTGEGTPQVAEGVTETTSLLAGEDIDDQSLGSSYDSVSNDEETDQLTALYLPIDGESEKHQCLCMICGNAQKDCFFLPCGHCATCFTCGNRLLNNGDTCPVCQRNTKKLRKIFSA
- the LOC120262452 gene encoding EEF1A lysine methyltransferase 3; the protein is MEAALFSPSSLFQEAEDHDEQADGCQSPSEQTFVERIHTFPGMDLKIREFSFHHLNANLLWPGTFAFCDWLVQHKSLLIGRRILELGSGTGALAIFLRKSFGVDITTSDFDDKEVEENIAYNCRANELEVLPHIGHSWGDVFPSDEVDWDLVIASDILLYVKQYPNLINTLIFLLKCYKQQDGKALLGSPFASELADASGKVIQLQQPAFLMSWKRRLGKDEQYFFDGCHDAGLEVVHLGSRVYYITQRKTQ
- the LOC120260336 gene encoding E3 ubiquitin-protein ligase APD2-like isoform X1, with protein sequence MEEQVEAINNHLAPQLRIPYRLRVAVADVFFSDGRDGDDTCSCLVSLIILCFFVSLILILGFFSSFDLVLGPNSSRLLRSNSFLVQDVQVKAVSGPKHELMLYGFSDPPPLDINVAWSESHDSSVPPNAQKAWVYYLNQGAHINISYSITPQGLYPLILVIAQGRESLSRWIEDPSDPNVTLFWKLIDGTGIVHQDIVEPSDHYIAVANLNQIKMEVQLRFGIQALFYNTSGAYFKCSLHHKQCDWKLFFLQENSAILTTSQDDANNEWYVRLSYGPRWSSYFICSGVVTLSIFMVYKIVVTLQSNSTGEGTPQVAEGVTETTSLLAGEDIDDQSLGSSYDSVSNDEETDQLTALYLPIDGESEKHQCLCMICGNAQKDCFFLPCGHCATCFTCGNRLLNNGDTCPVCQRNTKKLRKIFSA